The following are from one region of the Corylus avellana chromosome ca1, CavTom2PMs-1.0 genome:
- the LOC132184449 gene encoding uncharacterized protein LOC132184449, protein MRKKLDTRFPAARIKKIMQADEDVGKIALAVPVLVSKALELFLQDLCDRTYEITLQRGAKTMSALHLKHCVHSYNVFDFLREVVSRVPDYGHGHSDAASDDRTISRRRKASADECNESDEESKKTKMHEVSHAGSSGRGRGRGRGRGRGRGARAAERETARLETGSDPCTSLQNSNKDNQNPDTLMDNSSEAKELSKENVAVTDGSNLAARNFDLNANVDENEDKKAAAAAAAAAATASTTTHASSAGPTTETRHEELPGWSLSDMDKMAIDPLQLAHLSTRLDEEEEDYDEED, encoded by the exons GCTCGGATTAAAAAGATAATGCAAGCGGATGAGGATGTTGGCAAGATAGCGTTGGCAGTGCCTGTTTTAGTTT CTAAAGCATTGGAATTATTTTTGCAAGACCTTTGTGACCGCACATACGAGATAACCCTGCAGAGAGGAGCAAAGACTATGAGTGCATTGCACTT AAAACATTGTGTACATAGCTATAATGTGTTTGATTTTCTGAGGGAGGTTGTCAGCCGGGTCCCAGACTATGGTCATGGTCATTCTGACGCTGCTTCTGATGATCGTACCATTTCAAGGAGAAG GAAAGCTTCAGCTGATGAATGCAATGAAAGTGATGAGGAGTCAAAGAAAACCAAGATG CATGAAGTGAGTCATGCAGGCAGCAGTGGCAGAGGAAGAGGCCGGGGTCGAGGAAGAGGCCGTGGGCGAGGTGCTCGAGCAGCGGAAAGAGAAACTGCCCGTCTTGAGACTGGATCCGACCCCTGTACATCGCTTCAGAACAGCAACAAAGATAATCAGAACCCGGACACATTGATGGATAACAGTTCTGAGGCAAAGGAATTGTCAAAAGAGAATGTCGCAGTTACAGATGGCTCCAACCTAGCAGCTCGAAATTTCGATCTGAATGCCAATGTTGATGAGAACGAAGACAAAAAGGCAGcggcagcagcagcagctgcTGCTGCCACCGCCAGCACCACCACCCATGCCTCCTCAGCTGGGCCTACTACAGAGACTCGACATGAAGAGCTTCCTGGCTGGTCTCTTTCTGACATGGACAAGATGGCCATTGACCCTCTTCAGCTTGCACACCTCAGCACAAGGTTagatgaggaggaggaagatTATGATGAAGAGGACTAA
- the LOC132185338 gene encoding cysteine proteinase inhibitor 12 — MKKPLPFSALILLLAISLTTLSPFSESKVFCEMATLGGVHESQGGASQNSAEIEGLARFAVEEHNKKENALLEFAKVVKAKEQVVAGTLHHLTIEAIDAGKKKIYEAKVWVKPWLNSKELQEFKHAGDSPPAFTSSDLGVKRDGPVPGWQAVPAHDPQVQDAANHAIKTIQQRSNSLFPYELQEVVHAKAEVVEDSAKFDLVLKVKRGSKEEKYKAEVHKNNEGNFHLHQMEQQQS, encoded by the exons ATGAAGAAACCGCTCCCATTCTCTGCTCTAATATTACTGCTAGCGATTTCTCTCACAACTCTCTCTCCGTTCTCGGAATCGAAGGTTTTCTGCGAAATGGCCACATTGGGAGGCGTGCACGAATCACAAGGAGGAGCTTCTCAGAACAGCGCCGAGATCGAAGGCCTCGCTCGCTTCGCCGTCGAAGAACACAACAAGAAAGAG AATGCATTGCTGGAGTTTGCAAAGGTTGTGAAGGCCAAAGAACAGGTGGTTGCTGGTACCTTGCATCATCTTACTATTGAAGCCATTGATGCGGGTAAGAAGAAGATATATGAAGCCAAGGTTTGGGTGAAGCCATGGTTGAACTCCAAAGAATTGCAGGAGTTCAAGCATGCTGGAGACTCACCACCAGCATTTACCTCTTCAGATCTTGGTGTTAAGAGAG ATGGGCCTGTCCCAGGATGGCAAGCAGTGCCAGCACATGATCCCCAAGTTCAGGATGCGGCAAATCATGCTATCAAGACGATCCAGCAGAGGTCTAACTCATTGTTCCCTTATGAACTTCAAGAGGTTGTTCATGCAAAGGCAGAG GTGGTAGAAGATTCTGCAAAGTTTGACCTGGTTTTAAAGGTCAAGAGGGGAAGCAAAGAAGAGAAGTATAAAGCGGAAGTACACAAGAACAATGAAGGTAACTTCCATTTGCATCAGATGGAGCAACAGCAGTCCTGA
- the LOC132190104 gene encoding cytokinin hydroxylase-like, translating to MKPSPTTSLLLSLKTNSAAYDSEEVHEASQFLADFVTREFNAFLWISLIAITALLLLKVLSLFILWARARSIPGPPCPSFYGHSKLITRQNLTEVLSVSHKKYGSVVKLWLGPTQLLVSIKDPTLIKEMLLKAEDKLPLTGRAFRLAFGPSSLFVSSFDQVQRRRESLATELNGRLIERATVIPTKVVDCIMERIHTFMTKGSIDCKIVSQQMAFTLLGATLFGDTFLAWSKATIYEELLMMIAKDACFWASYGVTPFWKRGFWRYQRLCTKLKFLTQDIVQQCRKNCRLFCHMDGNLHNGITNMGRESASGAPSCCGVAMPDNFSLHELNGDLNAREEPCGNIMGVMFHGCLTTAGLIGNLLERLVTHPEIQDKIYSEIIMTRNGSMKQDQHCVDKMVLLLATVYESARLLPAGPLLQRCSLKHDFTLETGVTIPAGAVLVVPVQLVHMDDASWGQDANEFNPYRFLSKTGNGSDLVLNGSSTGNAEKVVNPGESSFILNDPNDNAAFLPFGSGTRACVGQKFVIQGVATLFASFLERYEIRLQSGSQSDSKPTMKNSVPQLFSSPEIVFITRNS from the exons ATGAAACCATCTCCAACCACCTCTCTACTCCTCTCCTTGAAAACGAATTCCGCGGCTTACGATTCCGAGGAAGTTCATGAAGCCTCGCAATTCCTCGCCGACTTCGTCACCCGGGAATTCAATGCCTTCCTCTGGATTTCCCTCATCGCCATCACCGCTCTGCTGCTCCTCAAAGTCCTTAGCCTCTTCATCCTCTGGGCCCGGGCCCGCAGCATCCCTGGCCCTCCCTGCCCCTCTTTTTACGGCCACTCCAAGCTCATTACCCGCCAAAATCTCACCG AAGTCCTATCAGTTTCACACAAGAAGTATGGATCAGTTGTCAAGCTGTGGTTGGGTCCTACACAGCTTTTGGTGTCAATAAAGGATCCAACGCTTATCAAAGAGATGCTTTTAAAGGCTGAGGATAAATTGCCTTTGACAGGGAGGGCATTCCGTTTGGCTTTTGGACCATCAAGCCTCTTTGTTTCATCTTTTGACCAG GTGCAAAGGAGAAGGGAATCATTGGCGACAGAATTAAATGGGAGATTGATTGAGAGAGCTACTGTTATTCCTACAAAGGTTGTGGACTGTATCATGGAGAGAATACACACATTCATGACGAAAGGCAGTATTGATTGCAAAATAGTTTCTCAACAGATGGCTTTTACCTTATTGGGAGCCACACTTTTTGGAGATACATTCTTGGCTTGGTCCAAGGCAACTATTTATGAGGAGCTCCTCATGATGATTGCTAAAGATGCTTGCTTTTGGGCCTCATATGGTGTTACTCCCTTCTGGAAACGGGGATTTTGGAGGTACCAGCGATTATGcacaaaattgaaattcttaACTCAAGACATTGTTCAACAGTGCCGAAAGAACTGCAGGCTTTTTTGTCACATGGATGGAAACCTTCATAATGGAATTACAAACATGGGAAGGGAATCTGCATCTGGTGCACCATCTTGTTGTGGTGTTGCTATGCCAGATAACTTTTCCTTACATGAGCTTAATGGCGATCTTAATGCAAGAGAAGAACCATGTGGAAATATCATGGGGGTGATGTTCCATGGATGCCTAACTACAGCGGGTTTGATTGGTAATTTGTTGGAGAGGCTTGTTACACATCCAGAAATACAGGATAAG ATTTACTCAGAGATAATTATGACAAGGAATGGGTCAATGAAACAGGACCAACATTGTGTTGATAAGATGGTCTTATTATTAGCAACTGTTTATGAATCTGCCCGTCTTCTGCCAGCAGGGCCTTTGCTACAGAGATGTTCTTTGAAACATG ACTTTACTCTCGAAACTGGTGTAACCATACCAGCTGGAGCAGTACTGGTTGTGCCTGTCCAGTTGGTACATATGGATGATGCTAGTTGGGGGCAAGATGCCAATGAATTCAATCCATATCGTTTTTTGTCAAAGACTGGAAATGGATCTGATTTGGTGCTTAATGGGTCATCTACAG GGAATGCTGAAAAAGTTGTAAATCCAGGAGAGAGCTCCTTCATCTTAAATGATCCAAATGACAATGCAGCATTTCTTCCCTTTGGTTCCGGCACACGTGCCTGTGTTGGTCAGAAATTTGTAATTCAAGGAGTTGCGACATTATTTGCATCGTTCCTTGAACGCTATGAG ATAAGGCTCCAGTCAGGATCTCAGAGTGACTCAAAACCAACGATGAAGAACAGTGTTCCTCAGCTTTTTTCTAGTCCAGAGATAGTTTTCATAACAAGGAACAGCTGA